TGCCGGGATCCGCCTCAACCTCCGGATGTTCAGACTAAGCGGTCAAGAAAGATTTATCGAAGAGGCTTTTCTGATGGCTGCAAAAGGAAAGTCCGGGGAGCTGATGTTCGAAATGAAGAATAAGGAGTGGCTCTATCTGGAAAGCCTGTCGGATACTATGGCCATAAGCGCCATTGAGCTCAGGCAACAGATTGACTATCTCTCAAACCTGATCCAGTCGCACATCATGGATATGAATCCGGACTCTGTCCAGCTGGTAAACTGGCAGGACCAGCTCTTTCAAACCAGGGATTCCTTTAACAGACATATGGAACAGCTTCGCAGGGATCTTCCCCAGATTGGCCAGTTCGAGCCAGATATGCAGGATTTCTCCCTGGAACAGATCCGCAGAAGCATGAAGCACGGCGAATCCCTGGTAGAATACTTTATCGGAGCTGCTGATTCAGCAGACAGGGAGCAGTTATTCATTTTTGTAGTAAGCAGGCAGGGATGCCAATACTACCAGTCCACTCTGGATTCTGCTTTCAGGGAAAACCTGGAAACCATCATGGATAAGCTGCACCTTTTCGTACCTTACAATGAAAGCAGGGAACGGTTTGACAGTCTGAAGCTTGCCCTGTACGGAGCCTATCAGGAACTTGTAGAGCCTGTGGAGTCATTTTTCAGGGGCCGGAATCTGCTGATTGTCCCTGATGAAACCCTCTCCTATATTCCTTTTGACGCATTGATCACCCGTCCGGACCCGGACAGTATTGCCAACTACGCCGGGATTTCTTATCTCCTGCAGGATTATAACATTTCCTATATCTATAATTCACAGCTGATTGCACATAAGCGCCCCCGGGACTGGCGTTTCCCCCGGGTAACTGCCTGGATCCCTGAACAGGCCGGGTCGCCGGTACGCGCCTATGGAAAGCTGAGCGGAGCTGAACAGGAGGTCGGGGATATCCTGAAGCTGGTTCAGGGCCGCTGTGTCCAACAAATAATCAGTAAGCCGGAGCTTGCAGCTTTACTGCAGGAGAGCTCCATCCTTCACCTGGCCATGCACTCCCTGGCAACCGAGATTACAGGGAAGTCGCCCTATTTCATCCTGGATACGGTCGCGGATCCCCTGCTGGGAAACCGGATGCACGACTATGATATAAATGCCCTGAAGCTCTCGGCTCCCATGGTGGTCCTGAGCAGTTGTGAAACAGCAGGGGGACCCTTAAAAAGCGGGGAAGGCATTATGAGCCTGTCCAGAAGCTTTTTGCAGGCCGGTGCAGCATCGGTGGTCCATACCCTCTGGCCCGTGGATGATGTAAAAAGCAGGGAAATCATGATAGCCTATTACCGGGAATTAAAAAAAGGCCGCTCGAAAAGCAGGGCCCTTTCCAATGTGAAGAGACAGTATATGCTCGGGCAGCCGCCTTTCTATACCCATCCATACTACTGGGCGGCCTTCCAGATAAGCGGCGACAATGCCCCGCTGAACCTCCGCAGGAGTATATCCATCATCCCGGGATCCGTCCTGCTTGTTCTTCTCTACTTGTTTTATTTAAAACGGCGAAGTTTCTTCCGGAGGCCCTGAGCGTCTTGTTTATACATCCCATCGTATCTTTCCAGCTGCCCCAGTAGTGAGCCGGTCTTTTCGTACTCCCCGGTTTTCAGACAGCAGAGACTCAGATACCACAGACTCTCTGCCTGATATCTTATTTGACTGTCCACCAGGGGTGCCAGCAGACTTTGTGCCTGCTCGTACTGCCCAAGTCCCAGGCAGGAAAGAGCCGAGAAGAAGCTGACCTCGGATTCTAAGGCCGGGTCTGAGGCCAGTCCGTCAAGCTGGTCGATGGATTGTTGATAATTCCCGTCCAGGTAATGGTTGATCCCCAGGGCAACTTCCCGGAACATTTCGCCCGATTCACCACGCTGCGTAAAATCAGAAGCCTCAAGGGGTGCATAATACCGGTCGAACAGGCGATCCTGATCAACTCCCGGGGGCAGGATCCCAAAGGTGAATAAAAGCGCAACTGTTGCCGCAATGGCTGCTGCAGCTGTGATTCTCCTGAACCTGATCTTTTTTCCGGCGGGCTCCAGCATCCGTTCAGATGGTTCACGGGATTCAGATGCAAATGCCAGATCTGCCAGTTTCTCCACATCTTCCAGCCGGGGATCCGATCTCATCTCCTCCAGTTGTAGTTTTGTCTGCAAATACTCCTTCACCTGCCTGTGGAGCTCATAAGATTCCCGTAGTTCAGGATCAACCGCGATTTCCATCTCCATCTCCACGGTCTGTTCCGGGCTCAGATCATTGTAGATATAATCTGCCAGGCTCCTGTTTCTATCCATTTTCCGATCCATAGCGTCCGAGTATATTAATCCATATCCAGAGTTAGTTCGATCTGCCTGATTTTTTTGAATGTGGGATGGTTCTGGATCATCTTCATCAGAAAATCATGGCACATGCTTTTCCGTTTTCGCACATAGCCATAGCTAAATCCCAGCTTTTCTGAAATTTCCCGTGGCGAATAATCTTTCAGGTATCCCCCCAGAATATCCTGACAGACTGTGTCCAGCTGCTGAAAGCTTTCCCAGAAAATCTCCTGGTATAACTGCAGGTCGGCTTCTTCTGAAAAATCCCATTCCGGTGTATTATCCAGCTTCCGCAAATGATAATTACGCACGGCGACCTGCTTCTCCAGGTGCTGCTTCCAGGTTATCTTGCACAAGGCATAGACCAGGGTTCCCAGCTTACAGGTCAATTCAAAATCTTCCCGGTCCACCAGGCGAATCAGTGCGATCAGGCCTTCACTGAATACATCCCTGGCATCCTCCTGGCTTCCTCCCATCTCCATGACCATGATGCGAATGCTTTCCTGGAACTTAGCCTGGAGATATACAAAGGCAACATCCTCCCGTTTCCGGATAGAATTGATAATATGTTGATCACTGTATTTTTCCATGGCAACGATCAGGCAGAGAAACTTGCGCGTGCCAAAGTTAGCAAAAGAAGTACATATACAATTATAAAATTGGTCAAATTCAGAAGCCGAAAGCAGGCGCTGAGCTCCGGCTCCCGTTAAGAATGCTATTTTTGTGCCATGAAGAATAAAATAAAGGTCCGGCGAAAAACCTTGTTCCTGTGGATGGCTGTTGTTGCTGTAAGTCTTATTCTCTTTTTTTTTAACCGGGATCTTTTTGATATCACTTTTCTGAAAAAATATGTAAGCGATCACCGGGTGCTTGTATTGAGCCTTTATCTGCTTATTCTCACTTTTATTGGCCTGACCTTTATTCCGTCCACTCCTTTTGCCGTGGCAGGGGTCCTTATGTTTCCTCCCCTGGAAGCCTACTTTATAAATCTCATTGGAATAATCACTTCATCGCTGGTTGTTTACTACTTCACTCAGTATCTCCGGCTCGACCACTGGCTGGAGGCTAAATACCCGGCAAAAATAGAAAAGGTGAAAAAGGCCCTGAGCAAAAAGGAACTGCCCATTATCGCCGGCTGGAGTTTTTTCCCCGTGGTGCCTACCGACCTGATCATTTATGTGAGCAGTACCCTGAACATCCCTTACTGGAAATGCCTTAGCGGAATAATCATCGGAGAAGGCACCCTGAATGCTTTTTATATCTTTTCTGTAGATTTCTTTATTTAATATTCTGGCCGGACCGGCCTTATCCAACAAAAAAACCGCCGGGCTCTCGCTGGGCGGTTTCTCTTGTCGGGTGGAAGACCGGGTTCGAACCGGCGACCTCTGGAACCACAATCCAGCGCTCTAACCTACTGAGCTACATCCACCATTTGGGTGTGCAAATTTACAAATTTTTTTATTCCGGTATTCTATTCCGGGAAATTATTCCCCGAGCACTTGAAGAAAGAGCCGGTTGTACTGTGCCATTACCACCTTTTCTCCATATATATCAAGGGTTTGCTGCCTGATTTTCCCGGCAGAATAATTGCGGATATTTACCATCATTCCCTGCATGGCCCCGGCCAGTTCACCCGCATCCCCGGGTTTAATCAGCAGGCCATTCTCCGGGTTGACCATGGAATCCGGACCGCCCGACCGGGTAGCGATCACCGGAAGCCCGGTGGCCATGGCTTCGATCAGCACCACCCCGAATGCTTCGTAGCGGGAGGGAAGTACAAAACAGCTGGCCTCCCTCATCTCCTTCTGCATCTCCTCCCGGTTCAGCCTGCCCAGAAAGCGGACCCGTTCGCTAATTCCAAGTTCGACGGCCTGCCGCTCCAGCTCCTCTCTCAGGGAGCCTCTCCCAGCCAGCCGGACCAGGAAATTCTGACCGCCTTGATCGGCCAGTAATTTTACAGCCTCCAGGAGCAGGTCCAACCCCTTCACAAACTCCAGCCGGCCGGCCCAGAGAAATACACAGGGATTTGTGGTACGGGGCTCCGGCGGGGGAAGAAAGAGGTCCTCACGAATCATATTGGGAATCACCATGGTTTTTTCCAGGACAGGGGCGACCAGGGCCTCTATCCCCGCTCTCAGGCTGCCGGAGACCAGGACCAGCTTGTTGCAGTGGCCATATGCCCTCTCAAACAGTGGAACATAAAAGGCCTTCACCATCTGCCGCGCCTCTTCAGTGCTCCACACAAAAAAGCTCCGGTGCTCCACAACCAGATAGGGAACCCCCTGTTCGCGGTTCAGCAGGTAAGCCGCGAATCCGGCCCAGGTCACGCTGTGCGCCAGAATAAGGTCCGGCTTCCCGAACTGTTCCACATATTTCCGGTAGATCCTGACGGTTTGCCGGGCCCATCCGGCAATGTTATACCTTTCATTACCCGGTACCTTCAGGTAGGTGGAGCGCACCACCCGCAAGCCATCTTCCTCCTCTACCCGGTAAGGGCGAAAGGCCGTCCGGCCGGTCTGGAACAGCTTCCGGATACCTGCCAGACGGGTGACCAGCACATCCACCTGCCAGCCCGTCTTCCGGATGGCCTCGCTGTGTTCCTTGAAAAAATAACCTCCGTCGGGCGGGTACCAGGAAGGGATGATCAGGATGCGCTTTTCATTTTTCATATTTTCAAAAGATCAGGTTTGCGATTCCTTCAGGATATGCCGGGAGATTACTGTTTTATAAAACTCGCCGGGCACCCTGTTGAATTCTGCCGGCCGCGACGGCAGGCACTCTCCTGTAAAGACAGCCGATTTGGTATGTCCCACATGATATACCCTGGCTGCCCGTTCTTTTCCCACCCCGTCGAGGATGGCTGCCAGCACCTCAAAGCGCACCCGGTCGGGGTGAAAGCCATAGTCATGCCAGACCACGATGCTCTTCTCATGGACCAGGTGTCTGAAGACCTGGATCGTATCGCTTTTGATATTCTCATAATGATGGTCCCCGTCAATGAATATCAGGTCGAATTTCCTGTTAAGCTTTGCAAAATCGAAGCTGAGGGAATCGCCGCGCAGATGGGTAACATTCTTAAGTCCTTTTGAAAAGAGCATGTGGGAGGCAATGGCAGAAGAATGCATCCCCCTCTGCAACATCTCCTTTTCGCTCAGGCATAAGGTATAACAGCTGGCCGCCCTGGAGGCAAGGGTGGCCACACTTTCGCCCCGCCAGGTCCCGATCTCAAAATAGGTGCAATTCCCGATCCTCTCTGCCAATCCGGCGAGCAGCATCAGGTCGGTGGGCAGGGAACCACCATCGAGATAGGTCATGGGACCAAGTTCGAAAATCGCCGCGCCAATCAGTTCATCCATCTCCACCATGGGAAGTCCCCCGGACAGACTATATCTTTTCTCCACATAAGCCTGCCAGGTATTTTCATCCGTCAATACCCGGTTTAATAGGACCGGTTTGCGGAGTATCCACCAGAGGGCTTTGCATGCTTTTCTTATCTTACTCATTCTTTCCTAAAGGTATAAGCCGCTCTTCGGCCGACGGGGGTGTTTTCACCAGCTTCAGATACCAGAAGAGGCTGTAAGCGATAATCAGGGTGCTCAGTCCGCTGTAAAGGGCCAGACCAATATAGACATTTTCCAGGATCACTCCTGCCGCCAGGCCTCCCAGTCTGGCCACCAGTTTGACTGCATCAATCGTCATAGCCGCCCTCTGCTTATTATAGAGATCGGGAATAAAAGAGAGCGGCATGACCAGACTGACCATAAAAATCCAGGGCAAAATGATCTGGGCATACCGGCCTGCTTCTACCCACTTGTCTCCGAAAATAAATCCGAAAATCTCCGGGAAAAAAATACCCGATACAATAAAGGGAAGCAGCAAAAACTGTGTGGTACGTTTCAGGAAGAGCATAACTTCGGGATGCAAAGGGCTGTGCTTTTGCTTCTTCTCCACAAAGCGCCGGAACATTACCTGGTAGAAAGCATTGGCCACCAGGTTCACAGGTCTGTAGAGGACCATATATCCGAAGGTATATATTCCGGCCATGCCCGTGGAAAAATAGGAGCTCAGGATGAAAACCGGGAAGGCCCCGGAGAGATTGTTGATCAGTCCCTGCCACATGTTGTACTTCGGGAAGAGGATATACTGCCTGCCCAGCCGTTTCATCTCCTTCCAGGAGATCCAGCCCGCTTTTGATCCATTGTAACGCCAGTGTACCGCGAAAAAAACCAGGAAGCCCGCCACTTGTCCGAAAATCGCTCCAAAGATCAGGCCGGCTGCTCCGGCAATCATCACTCCCAATCCAAGCTTCAGAAGCGAATTACTGAAACTCTGTGCGATATTGGCCCCGGCGATCAGCCGATAACGCTTCTGCCGGTTGGAGAAATTACGGAAAGCGGTGAACCAGCCCACCATCAGGGTGGAAGGCGGAATAAAATAGAGCCATACCGAAATCTTTTCGCTGCCCAGCCAGTTGCATATCCATCCATTCATGGAAAGCACAATCAGGAGCAGGAGGAGGCAAACAAGCACAGAAATCAAAGCGGAAAGTCCCAGCAGATTCACAGAGTCCCGCTCACTTTTTGGAAGCAGAATGGCCAGTTCATACTTGGCGGTGGAGAAGATCACGGTGATATTCAGGATATTCATATAGAGACCGAATACCCCGAAATCCTCCTCGCTATATATCCGGCTCAGAACAATATAGATCAGCACGGAAAATGCCTGTGCCAGGGTGGTCCCGGAGATCAGTGTGGCCACGTTCCTGAAGAACTCGCTGTTCCAGATTGTACGAAAGGCCCGATTCATAATCAAAAATAGAAATTTAACTGCAATTCTGTCAGTATTTGACTTTGGCTGCGCAATGGCATGTCTTTTGACTCCCTACCATTTGATAAAAACCTATATATTTGACGCAAATTAGAAGAAGATGAGAGCAATGAGGTCATCCAATCCTGCGATGACAGGAAAGATTTTCGAGAAAGCGGGTATTGCAGCCGCCGGCAGCAGTACCATGACCATAAACGGAACCATCAATAAAATCGGATTAATGCTGCTTATGCTTATCGCAGCGGCAGCCTATACCTGGAACATGGTGATGGGAGCCGATCCGGGCAGGGCAGGAACGCTGGCCATGGTTGGAGCCATTGGCGGATTTATCATGGCCCTGGTTACCATTTTCAGGCCGCAATCATCGGCCGTCACGGCACCGATCTATGCCATCCTGGAAGGACTCTTCCTGGGTTCCATCAGCGCCGTAATAAATTCCAGGTACCCCGGCGTGGCCTTCCAGGCTGTCTTGCTGACCATAGGCACCCTGTTTACCATGCTTTTTTTATACCGCTCGGGACGGATCCGGGCCACACCCAGATTCAGACGCGGGGTGATGATGGCCACAGGGGCCGTTTTCTTTGCCTATCTGATCAGCTGGATTCTGGGAATGTTTGGCATGCCGGTGGGTTTCATGCACTCGTCCGGAACTATGGGCATTCTGATTAACCTGGTCATTATCGTAATTGCCGCCCTGAACCTGATCCTGGATTTCGATTTCATCGAGAAGGGCTCTCAGATGGGAGCTCCAAAATATATGGAGTGGTACGGGGCCTTCGGACTGATGGTCACCCTGATCTGGCTCTATATTGAGTTCCTCAGGCTGTTATCCCGGTTCGCAGGCAGAGATTAAAAAAAAATGAGTGAGTAAGCTGGAAAAATATTTTGAACCCTTCAGGGATAAGATCATCGGGAACGATGCCACCTTTGAGTCTCCCTACGGAACAAAAAGAATTCTCTATGGCGACTGGATTGCCAGTGGCAGGCTCTACGAACCCATTGAACAGAAACTGCAGACCCAATTCGGGCCCTACGTGGCCAATACGCATACGGAAACTACCCTGACAGGAACCCTGATGACCAAAGCTTACCACCGCTCCCACCAGTTGATCAAGGAGCATGTGAATGCCGGTCCTAACGACATAATCATTACTGCCGGCTACGGGATGACCGCGGTGATCAACAAATTGATGCGTATCCTGAGTCTGAAAGGGTGCGGGGGAAGCAATCATGATTGTGTCAAAAAAGGGGACCGGCCGGTGGTGTTCCTTACCCATATGGAGCACCATTCGAACCACACCTCCTGGTTCGAAACCATTGCCGATGTGGTCATGATCGAACCGGACAGGCACCTGAGGGTCGACCTGGACGATCTGAAAGCGAAGCTGGAGCTCTATAAGGATCGCAAGTTTAAGATCGGTTCCTTCACGGCCTGCTCCAATGTAACCGGTGTTATAACTCCTTATCATCAGATGGCCAAGCTGATGCATACCTATGGAGGGCTTGTATTAATAGATTTTGCAGCCAGCGCGCCTTATATGGATATAAATATGCACCCGGAGGATCCCATGGAGAAACTGGATGCCATCTTCTTCTCTCCCCATAAGTTTCTGGGGGGACCCGGATCATCGGGTGTTCTGATCTTCGACAAGGCCATGTATACGGCCGAAGTTCCTGACAACCCCGGGGGAGGCACGGTCGACTGGACCAATCCATGGGGGAAATACAAGTATGTGGATGACATCGAGGTCCGCGAGGATGGCGGCACTCCCGGTTTCCTGCAATCCATCAAAGCGGCCCTGGCCATCCAGCTGAAAAACGAGATGGGTGTGGAGAATATCATGAGGCGCGAAGAGGAGCTGCTGAAGATTGCACTGCCCGGGCTCCGGCAGATTGATGGAATCCGGATTCTGGCCAATAACGTGGACGACCGGCTGGGAGTGATCTCCTTCTACCACCCCGATATCCATTTTAATCTTTTTGTGAAATTGCTGAATGACCGCTTCGGCATCCAGACCAGGGGGGGCTGTGCCTGTGCCGGCACCTATGGGCACTTCCTGCTGGAAGTGACCTATGATAAGTCACAGGAGATCACCGAGAAGATCAATCATGGCGATCTTTCGGAAAAACCCGGATGGGTCAGATGGTCGCTGCATCCCACCATGACCAATGAGGAGGTGCACCAGGTACTCTATGCCATCAGGGAGGTAAGCCTGCACCACCTCGAATGGGCCGGGGAGTATAAGTATCTGACAAACAAAAACGAGTTTATCCACTTAAGTCACCTTCAGCGCAAGCCCGAAGATGAGATGATGAGCGATTGGTTCAATTTGTAAAAAAGACCCCTTTACTCATGCATATTGTATCTGTTGAAAGCAAAAAGGAAGAGAAGTGTTTCCTGGATTTCCCCAGGAAACTGTACCGCAACGACCCTAATCATGTGGTGCAGTTTGACAGCGAAATCAAATGCGCCTTCGACCGGAAGGTAAACCCTTACTTCAGGCACGGCGACGCGGTCCGCTGGATTGTACGAAACGACCGGGGCGAAACGCTTGGCCGCATAGCTGCATTCTACGACACCCATAAGGACGAGGCCGACTATGTGCGCAGCGGTGGCTGTGGTTTTTTTGAATCCATCGACGACAGGCAGGTGGCTTTTCTACTCTTTGATACGGCCAGGGAATGGTTGCAGAAGAATGGCTATGAAGCCATGACCGGGCCCATCAATTTCGGGGAAAACGATACCAACTGGGGCTGCCTGGTCCAGGGATTTATCCCCCAGGGACTGGGTATGACCTATAACCTGCCTTACTACAGGGAGTTGTTTGAAAGCTATGGCTTCCAGCTCTACTACAGGCAACTGTCCTTTCACCTCGACATCGTAAAACCCTTCCCGGAACGCTTCTGGAAGATTGCCGAGTGGGTCAACAAGCGAAAAGGCTTCACTTACAAGCACTATGAACCAGATAAGACGGCTAAGTTCGTAGACGATACGGTCTATATCTACAACCAGGCATGGAGCAAACTCAGAAAGGATTATACTCCCCTGGATCCGGCCTCTCTCTACGATGAATTGAGGAAGGTAAAAATAATCATGGACCCGGAAATGATCTGGTATGCCTACCACGGGGAGGAGCCTATCGCCTTTTTTATGTTTCTTCCCGATGCCAACCAGATTTTCAGGCGCCTGAACGGAAAGCTGCACCTGGTCAACAAGCTGAAATTTCTCTATTATAAAAGAACCCATTCCATTACACGGGCCAGGGGGACGGTGGCGGGTGTCATCCCGAAGTTTCAGAATTCAGGGGTGGAATCGGGTATTTTTTTCCAGTTGAGAGATGTAATGGCCCGTAAGCCGCAATATAAAGAGTTTGAACTCTCCTGGGTAGGTGACTTCAATCCCAAAATGATCTCCCTCTATATAAATACCGGAGCTGTCCATACGAAAACTCATCACACCTACCGCTACCTGTTCGACCGCGAAAAACCTTTCCAGCGATTTATGGAAGAGGCTGTGGATGAGTCAAAACTTCCTGAAAATATTTTGAAGTTGTAACAAACATTTCTATCTTTGCATTCCGTTTTGAAAAAAGCGCAGATATTGAAACCAATAAGACAATGAAGAAAGATATACATCCGAAGAACTACAGGCTTGTTGCATTCAGGGACATGTCCAATGGATTCACATTCGTAACCAAATCAACAGCTCCCTCGAAGGAGACGGTTAAACTGGAAGATGGCCTTGAATATCCGCTGATTAAACTTGAAATCTCCAGTACTTCGCACCCTTTTTATACCGGTAAGATGAAACTGGTAGACACCGCCGGACGTGTGGACAAGTTTATGAACCGCTATAAGAGTCACCTGGACAAAAAAAACAAATAGCAGATCAGCAAATCTGTTTAAAAGCCATCTCTTCAAGGATGGCTTTTTTTTTTACTTTTAAATAAAAAAATGGCGCTGATCCTGTTCGATGATCACTCCTGGGACAACCTGCTTCCCCTTACCTTCACCCGTCCGGTTTCGGAGCTCAGGATCGGGATTCTGACCATTGCAGAAAAGTGGGAACATGATCTTAAGATCAAATCCACCCCCCTGACCAGGGAATACCTGCGCGACAAGTTTCCCTGCCGGACCGGGTCGGATAATCTCTACGTGAACAGCACCCTTTTACCCGACAGGGAGATCGTCGCTGCCATTCAGAATCTGCAGGATAAGCAGGCTGTTGTGAAGAACGGCGTTTTGCTGGCAGCCCGGACCAGCGAGAAGCCGGAACCAGGGTTTGATCCGGATAAATGGATCGCTAAGGGAAAAGAGTATGGCGCTGAGCTTTCATGGGTGGACTACCCCTGGAAGATCTTTCGTCTGAACGGACAGGAGATTGAGGCTGATTTCCTC
The Bacteroidales bacterium genome window above contains:
- a CDS encoding CHAT domain-containing protein, which codes for MRKPIVSLVFGYICFAAAYGQQAADSARFLYEESYKSVYAGDFSQAESYLAELFKYGHTLSVYQMALVHNRLGFVYSETGRLREALEEYRIAEVLTEGADTRFIQLRISIHINQGLLYNNLGDYTNALEYNNEAERLLRSVPAWDSISYVKLSALLLNNGIVLNHLGRHEEAREVLEECAQIKKTYKHSYLGSVYFNLARVYLNLGDPELAHQNYLKGIEQWTSEYDSDYFELANIYLHFGQFLNAQGKPEEGFEYLQKALQNYLQNYDPGHPLTAACYEAIARYFLNRCEFEKSLEYLQLALHSIAGSFKEQDLFSNPEPGSASHDPTLLRILATKTEALERISAGAGTTEYKRKYTEAALSTNLLSLEVLQQIRNAFLSSESRMFMSSRQKDLFTAGIRLNLRMFRLSGQERFIEEAFLMAAKGKSGELMFEMKNKEWLYLESLSDTMAISAIELRQQIDYLSNLIQSHIMDMNPDSVQLVNWQDQLFQTRDSFNRHMEQLRRDLPQIGQFEPDMQDFSLEQIRRSMKHGESLVEYFIGAADSADREQLFIFVVSRQGCQYYQSTLDSAFRENLETIMDKLHLFVPYNESRERFDSLKLALYGAYQELVEPVESFFRGRNLLIVPDETLSYIPFDALITRPDPDSIANYAGISYLLQDYNISYIYNSQLIAHKRPRDWRFPRVTAWIPEQAGSPVRAYGKLSGAEQEVGDILKLVQGRCVQQIISKPELAALLQESSILHLAMHSLATEITGKSPYFILDTVADPLLGNRMHDYDINALKLSAPMVVLSSCETAGGPLKSGEGIMSLSRSFLQAGAASVVHTLWPVDDVKSREIMIAYYRELKKGRSKSRALSNVKRQYMLGQPPFYTHPYYWAAFQISGDNAPLNLRRSISIIPGSVLLVLLYLFYLKRRSFFRRP
- a CDS encoding sigma-70 family RNA polymerase sigma factor, with the translated sequence MEKYSDQHIINSIRKREDVAFVYLQAKFQESIRIMVMEMGGSQEDARDVFSEGLIALIRLVDREDFELTCKLGTLVYALCKITWKQHLEKQVAVRNYHLRKLDNTPEWDFSEEADLQLYQEIFWESFQQLDTVCQDILGGYLKDYSPREISEKLGFSYGYVRKRKSMCHDFLMKMIQNHPTFKKIRQIELTLDMD
- a CDS encoding VTT domain-containing protein, producing the protein MKNKIKVRRKTLFLWMAVVAVSLILFFFNRDLFDITFLKKYVSDHRVLVLSLYLLILTFIGLTFIPSTPFAVAGVLMFPPLEAYFINLIGIITSSLVVYYFTQYLRLDHWLEAKYPAKIEKVKKALSKKELPIIAGWSFFPVVPTDLIIYVSSTLNIPYWKCLSGIIIGEGTLNAFYIFSVDFFI
- a CDS encoding glycosyltransferase — encoded protein: MKNEKRILIIPSWYPPDGGYFFKEHSEAIRKTGWQVDVLVTRLAGIRKLFQTGRTAFRPYRVEEEDGLRVVRSTYLKVPGNERYNIAGWARQTVRIYRKYVEQFGKPDLILAHSVTWAGFAAYLLNREQGVPYLVVEHRSFFVWSTEEARQMVKAFYVPLFERAYGHCNKLVLVSGSLRAGIEALVAPVLEKTMVIPNMIREDLFLPPPEPRTTNPCVFLWAGRLEFVKGLDLLLEAVKLLADQGGQNFLVRLAGRGSLREELERQAVELGISERVRFLGRLNREEMQKEMREASCFVLPSRYEAFGVVLIEAMATGLPVIATRSGGPDSMVNPENGLLIKPGDAGELAGAMQGMMVNIRNYSAGKIRQQTLDIYGEKVVMAQYNRLFLQVLGE
- a CDS encoding class I SAM-dependent methyltransferase encodes the protein MSKIRKACKALWWILRKPVLLNRVLTDENTWQAYVEKRYSLSGGLPMVEMDELIGAAIFELGPMTYLDGGSLPTDLMLLAGLAERIGNCTYFEIGTWRGESVATLASRAASCYTLCLSEKEMLQRGMHSSAIASHMLFSKGLKNVTHLRGDSLSFDFAKLNRKFDLIFIDGDHHYENIKSDTIQVFRHLVHEKSIVVWHDYGFHPDRVRFEVLAAILDGVGKERAARVYHVGHTKSAVFTGECLPSRPAEFNRVPGEFYKTVISRHILKESQT
- a CDS encoding lipopolysaccharide biosynthesis protein, whose product is MNRAFRTIWNSEFFRNVATLISGTTLAQAFSVLIYIVLSRIYSEEDFGVFGLYMNILNITVIFSTAKYELAILLPKSERDSVNLLGLSALISVLVCLLLLLIVLSMNGWICNWLGSEKISVWLYFIPPSTLMVGWFTAFRNFSNRQKRYRLIAGANIAQSFSNSLLKLGLGVMIAGAAGLIFGAIFGQVAGFLVFFAVHWRYNGSKAGWISWKEMKRLGRQYILFPKYNMWQGLINNLSGAFPVFILSSYFSTGMAGIYTFGYMVLYRPVNLVANAFYQVMFRRFVEKKQKHSPLHPEVMLFLKRTTQFLLLPFIVSGIFFPEIFGFIFGDKWVEAGRYAQIILPWIFMVSLVMPLSFIPDLYNKQRAAMTIDAVKLVARLGGLAAGVILENVYIGLALYSGLSTLIIAYSLFWYLKLVKTPPSAEERLIPLGKNE
- a CDS encoding Bax inhibitor-1/YccA family protein, giving the protein MRAMRSSNPAMTGKIFEKAGIAAAGSSTMTINGTINKIGLMLLMLIAAAAYTWNMVMGADPGRAGTLAMVGAIGGFIMALVTIFRPQSSAVTAPIYAILEGLFLGSISAVINSRYPGVAFQAVLLTIGTLFTMLFLYRSGRIRATPRFRRGVMMATGAVFFAYLISWILGMFGMPVGFMHSSGTMGILINLVIIVIAALNLILDFDFIEKGSQMGAPKYMEWYGAFGLMVTLIWLYIEFLRLLSRFAGRD
- a CDS encoding aminotransferase class V-fold PLP-dependent enzyme; the encoded protein is MSKLEKYFEPFRDKIIGNDATFESPYGTKRILYGDWIASGRLYEPIEQKLQTQFGPYVANTHTETTLTGTLMTKAYHRSHQLIKEHVNAGPNDIIITAGYGMTAVINKLMRILSLKGCGGSNHDCVKKGDRPVVFLTHMEHHSNHTSWFETIADVVMIEPDRHLRVDLDDLKAKLELYKDRKFKIGSFTACSNVTGVITPYHQMAKLMHTYGGLVLIDFAASAPYMDINMHPEDPMEKLDAIFFSPHKFLGGPGSSGVLIFDKAMYTAEVPDNPGGGTVDWTNPWGKYKYVDDIEVREDGGTPGFLQSIKAALAIQLKNEMGVENIMRREEELLKIALPGLRQIDGIRILANNVDDRLGVISFYHPDIHFNLFVKLLNDRFGIQTRGGCACAGTYGHFLLEVTYDKSQEITEKINHGDLSEKPGWVRWSLHPTMTNEEVHQVLYAIREVSLHHLEWAGEYKYLTNKNEFIHLSHLQRKPEDEMMSDWFNL
- a CDS encoding type B 50S ribosomal protein L31 translates to MKKDIHPKNYRLVAFRDMSNGFTFVTKSTAPSKETVKLEDGLEYPLIKLEISSTSHPFYTGKMKLVDTAGRVDKFMNRYKSHLDKKNK